The Anopheles gambiae chromosome 2, idAnoGambNW_F1_1, whole genome shotgun sequence genomic sequence TGTGCAAAGCCTGACTGCTGAAGATATATATTATCGTCACGCACATACCATTTATGATACACAATACATACCACATTTATCACATCATTATTCACTTGAGGAtgacattttccatttttcaccCTGCAGCACTGTTCATGTGAATTACTTAACGTACATGTTGGAGCACTTGCTAAGCCATCATCAGCGTGACCAACTTGAGAGTTTGTACAGCGTTTTTGGTGGTTCTCTATCTAAAGACTAGTACTAGTACAAAACCTAACAAAACATGtataatgaaaatgtttttgtttgcaagcTTATCAAACTATATTCCATGGTATTTGTATTTCtattcatcaaccaaattgtACCCAGGTCCATCGAACGCACCAATTACTATGATGCTTTTAACGGCTTGGCAAACGAAAACAGGCATACATCTCACCATATTTGTCTAGACCTTCTTCTGAATATAAATACCGGTACGAACAAATTGTCATGTGGCACTGTTTGCGGCAACATTCGGCGGTCACTCAGGAAGGACAGAAAACAAAGCATACCTGAACTGTGACGTAAAAAACCGTCCagctcaaacaaaaaaaagaaagacagcAGTGCTGCAACCCTTAAAAAAATGGCATACACTCAAAAGTGAACAATACAACAAGAGTTTAATGATGTTGTCGGATGCAATGCATAGCatgatttaaaattttgaccCATGGAGCGGAAGTTAGCTGCTGTAATGCTGTCGTTCCCGGAACCACCCATGGACCACTTGTGCAGTTTTTGACTGGCAAGGTTCAATTGTTTGTACTTTTCAGCTCCTCGTTTTCACCTCAAAATTCAATGTAATTGAATGAAAGTGAATGTGAGTTTATTAAATGGCACTACCAAACATATACACACGTATGGCGTGCTAGCTGaaagaagcaaagaaaaacaaattatgaTCAGCAGGAaaccgaaaaacaacaaaatagtaaaaaaaatacagaaataTTAAGAAACACATTTCTGGCACAATGAAATATGAATCAAATTAACTGAAAAAAGTACACATGAAAAGCACGCAGCGATAGAGCAAATATGTAACCTTATTGACACAGGGATAATACTACAGGGACGACATAAAATTAGTACAAATATTTGAGCATAGAATGTATTTCCACGACGACGTTTTTAATGGTGTATCTCACATGTTTACAATAAAGAAATATAATTCCTTATCTTGTTGCGTTGATTCTGCACGATACATTCTGCTATCCAAACAATGTTACGAAATTCTTGCTCTTTTAGTTTTAGGTAAGAGTAAAATACACCAAAATGAAACTGCTGCATAAAGCTGCGCGCGTGGAGCTTAGCTTCGTAACCGGAAAATTTGTCTTCCAAGGACCATCCATCGAGATTGTTTAGGTCTTCGAATAGCGTTCCATACTCAGCATAACGCGAGGCAACCAACCGTACTTGCTCGTAATCAGACGCGCGTCCCAATGCCAACAAACCTTCTGGATACAAACGACCACAGCATGGATAAAGATGCACATACTCTTCTTTGGGGAGTGCCGTTCCAAGTGCGTTGATGGTTATAATGATGGCACGACGATCCGCTTCAAATGCTAGTATTTCACACATAACATTTGCAGTAGCTCCTCCAATTTCTTTGCACAAGTTGTAGAACTGCTCCAAATATGTTTTATACAGAGTGTTGCGTAAAATTTCGATATTCAGTTCATCCATATCCTGCTCCCAGCAACAATTGTCAAAAAACGGAGCCAGCGGAGAATCGATCAGAATTGCATTGTACAGATCAGAGGGGGCTAATGTCATATTAATAGCTTCCATTTGTTCAAACAGGCCAAGTGGGTTGCACATTGCGATTACATCTAGCACTGGACGCTTGTGCAACATACCCGTAATGAGCAAGATCGTGT encodes the following:
- the LOC11175903 gene encoding V-type proton ATPase subunit d, producing the protein MSGCLFNIDGGYLEALCRGFKSSILKQSDYLNLIQCETLEDLKLQLQSTEYGPFLANETSPITVSIIDQRLRETLVVEFSYLRNQAVQPLAEFLDFITYSYMIDNTILLITGMLHKRPVLDVIAMCNPLGLFEQMEAINMTLAPSDLYNAILIDSPLAPFFDNCCWEQDMDELNIEILRNTLYKTYLEQFYNLCKEIGGATANVMCEILAFEADRRAIIITINALGTALPKEEYVHLYPCCGRLYPEGLLALGRASDYEQVRLVASRYAEYGTLFEDLNNLDGWSLEDKFSGYEAKLHARSFMQQFHFGVFYSYLKLKEQEFRNIVWIAECIVQNQRNKIRNYISLL